The Grus americana isolate bGruAme1 chromosome 29, bGruAme1.mat, whole genome shotgun sequence genome contains the following window.
ACCGACCGGCACCGGGACCGGCGTCCTCGGCACCTACCCGGTTCCCCCACGCCAACCGGCACCGCCCCGGTACCTCGGGCATCGAGCGGGACCGGCGCTGCCCAGCACGGTGTGCCCCCGGGTgctccccgcgccccccccacccccgccggGCGTCTGCACCCACCGGGCGCCGGTACCGGCCAGGCGCAGCGGGACCCGGCCGTGGGACGGTGCTGGTGCACGCACACGGGCAGCTCCTGCACACGCGTGTGTGCGTGCAGGTGCGTTGGTTCCTGGGCACGCGTGTGCCCGTGCACAAAGGGTGGCTCCTGCACACGCATGTGCCCGTGCACAGAGGGCAGCTCCTGCACACGCACATTTCTGTGCACACATGGGGCGGCTCCTGGACGCACGCGTGTGTGCGCACACAAGGGACAGCTCCTGCACacgcgtgtgtgtgcgcgtgtagGTGGGGTACCTCTTGCACACGCACGTGTGACCCCGTACGCGGGGCAGCTCTCGCACACACGCACGCGTGTCCGTGCACACTGGGCTGCTCCTGCACGTGTGTGTGCCCGTGCGCATAGGCTGACTCTTGCACGCGCGTGTGCCGGGCGCACAAGGCGGCTCTTGCACACGCGTGTGTCCACGCACGCGGGGCGGCTCCCGCACGCGCCCACGTGGCTCCGACGGAGCCCGCCGCGCGCACCATCCCCGCCAGGGGGCGCGTGGTGCCGGAAGCCACTTCCTGCGCGGGGGGCGGAGCTTCCGGTGGGCGCCGCGGGTGCTGCCGGGAGTTGTagtccccgtccccatccccccttccctcccccccgccccggcggaGGCAGCGCGGAGGCAGCTCACAGCCCCTTTATTGGCGTCGGCGGGGGACAAGCGGGCGGCGAGGCCCCGCGGGGCGCGGGGTGAGGCctcccccggggccgggcccggcccggtgACTCCAGCGCTGCGGCGGTCCCGGCCCGCGGCTCAGGCCTCCCGCTGGGTGCccgcgggcggcgggggagctggcctgggggggaggggggaagaggcGGCgatggcggggccgggggcacAGCACggcccccccccagtccctgcagCCGCTCAGCCCTGGCTCCtacagccccccccgcccccccagccctggtccctgcagccccccccccccccccatgactCCGGGTTCCCTCTGCCCTCCCTACAgcccccccggcaccccacAGCCTCCCGCACTctggcccctgcagcccccacccgCACCCCACTGtggccccccgcagccccccagcccagaTGTGCCCCCCCCTCACCTGGAGGGAATCACCGTGACGTAGGGGGGGTCCTCGCTGCGAGGTGGCGACGGCCCCGGGGGGTCCAAGGGCAGCGGCCGCTGAGGTGGGGGGGGCTTGACCGGacctgggggctgcggggggaaTCGGGGTGTCAAAGCTCCGGCAGGGGCAACCCCCCATAATGGTCTTGGGGGGGCCCAAACCCCCTCCCTGGTGCCagaggggggcagggggaggcccGGCCCAGGCGCACACCGTCCTGCCCCACAcgccggtgccgccgccgcgccaCCGTTACCTGAGTGCCTGGCGCCACGGGGTCCGCGGGCAGCGGGCGTGTGGGGGGGGGCGGCCTGTCCGAGGGGGGGGCCTGGACAGATAGAGCAGGGACAGTGAGACAGCTGGGCCACAGCAAGACGGCTCGGGCACCGGCAGCCACGGGGCTGAGCCGCCCGTCGGGGGCAGGAGGGTTTTGTGGGGGGCCAGGGCTCTCCCGTGGGGGAATGCCGgcgctgctgggtgctgggagccGTGCCacagaggggctgcagcccgCAGGTCCCCGGGAGCTGGTGCGCAGCCAGACATGCAGCAGCGGCCAGGGAGGTGCTGCCCAGGACCCCCACCCCAGCGTGGGCATTACCTTGGGAGGAGGGTCCGGCGGGAGAGGCCGGGAGGGCGggtcgggccgggccgagccgaggGCAGCCGGCTGCAGAGAGATGGAGAGGGGGCAGGCGCGCcatgcagccctgcagccgGGCAAGCCGTGCAGCATGCGGAGACCCCCCTCCCACCGCAAAGCAGAGAGACCCCCCCCTACACACACGCAGCAGGCGGCTCCGGGGCTTAGTCCCGTGCCAGCAACCCTGGCTTGGACGGCCACTGCGGCCCCCAGCCGGGCACCGATCCCAGAGGGGCGCAGCCGGTGCTGAGCACGGCACAGGGCACCGGGGCAGCACGGTCcagggctgtgccaggctgCTCCTGTCCCGGGGTGCCGCAGAGTCAAAGTGCACGGCCCCGGTGCAGAGGGATGCTCAGAGCCGGTACCCAGGGATGTCTCCTCAGCAACACCAGACTGAACCCCGGTACCCACGGCAACCACAGCGTGTTACCACGGCGACAGCATCACCCTTGCCAGCagccccctccatccccagcccccTGTCTCTCACCTTGCTGTTGCGCATGACCTGCAGCTCCGTGGCCCGACGCCACTGTGGGGGCCGGGGGCGCtcgggggggggctggctgccCGACCCGGGAGGCTCCAGCTGTGAGAttctgcaggagagaggcaggatcaggccccgcTCACTCCAGGAGATCGGGGGGAGCCCGCATGGCGACCAAGCGACACCGACACCAGCAGAAGCCCAAGAGAAACGAACCCCTCGGCACCAGAAGATGCGACACCCTGcaccccggggctgccccacaCCCCACGGGCGCTGCCAGGGGAAGATCGCAGCACCGGAGGCCTTGCGAAGCAGGATGGCTCAGGGACAGCCCCACGCCCAGGCTCCGGCAGCGACGTTACCCACTCCAGCCGTCTGGGGCTTCTGGACCCAGGAATCGGACCCGGGTCTCAGCACTGTGGGGAGAAGAgtgggggggctcagcccggggccggggatggggggggggcagcgggggcgaGGAACCGCGGTGACGTGGGGCGAGGAACTGCGATGATGTGGGGCGACAATGCATGACAGGGTCTGCTACCTGCACTGGGGAGATGACGCacgcaggcacacacacacacagagactgTCACCCGCATGGGGACACACGCGTGCACCCCGCTCGGCCAGCCTCCACAGGACACACGCGCGCATGCAAGCGCACATGCACGTGCCCCGCTTACCCTCCACACACGTATGTGCGCTCacatgcaggcaggcagctccgGTACCTGCCACGGCACACGCATGCACGCACAGAGGTGCGCGTGACACCCAGGTGCCACCCGTCCCCGCCGGCACGGTTACCTGTACTGGCAGGACGTCCCCTTGCTGAGCTGGCAGAGGTGCTTGTGCAGCCTGGTGCGGCGGGCGCAGCAGAGCCCCAGCGCcagggccagccccagcagcgcGCTCAGCAGCAGGGCGGTGGGCAGGGCGCTCCCCCCTGTGGAGAGCACCACgtcagcccccccccgccgcgtcCTACGCCGGCTCCGGCCTCTCCGGCCGCACAAAGCCCCATTCTCCGCGCGGCTGcggctgcctctgccctcaCCTCGCTCCAGGCTGGCGGGGCCACTGTCCTGGCTGCCCCCCGCGCCAGGGCTCTCGCAGGTCGGGGGGGCCCAGCCCCGCTCGCAGTGGCAGTGCCCATGGTTGTTGCACACCTGGGGGAGGGGGTGACACCGAGCCTCAGCCCCCGGCAGGtccccacctccagcccccccccccccccggccccacacTCACCCCGTGCCCGTGGCACTTGCTCTGGCATTGCTGGTCACCCAGAGCGGAGATGTCCTGGCACCGGCGCTGGAGGCACATCTGCCAGGGGATGGGACGTCAGCACCGcgccagccccccagcccctttccCGCTGCCCTGCTGCTCACCTTCCCGGGGCCGCAGGCGGTGCCGGGTAGCACCATAGCCGCATCACTCACGTCCTcgtccccaggcaggagggtcCCCTGGCAGGACCTTTCTGGTTTGTCCCCCCGGGTGCTGCTGCGCTGGCACTGCAGCATCCCACAGCCAGCGTCCCTGCAGAGACAGGGGAgtcaggggtgggggggacggcgaggaaggggggggggacggCACTCACCGCTGGGCGCAGGCAACATAGGAGCCGTTGGGGAGCTGCCCACAGTGCCCGCGTTTGTCCCCTTTTGCGTTCAGGGAGGCCACGCAGGAGCTGGAGACGGGGCCGgcacctgcagcaggggggCAGTGAGCCTCCGCACTCCcaccccggccccccgccccggccctgccGTACCtggccccagcagctgctggcactgctcctCATAGGTGGCACAGGCGCCGCCGTAGCAGACCGCCCGCCCGCCGGCACAGGGCTGCCCATCCTGCAGGAAGGCATCGGGCGGGCAGTGCGGCGAGACCCCGTCGCAGAACTCGGGTAGGTCGCACTCGCCCAGGGGGTCCCGGCACGGGTGTCCGGCGCGGCGCAGCtacggggcggggggtgtgtgtgcagtCAGACGAGTGAGGACCCCCGAGAAAGCCACCCAGCGCCGCCGGCTGCCCGCCCCCACGCACCTGGCAGTCCTGGCAGCAGGCATCCCCCGTGGCGCACTCGGCCCCGGGCACCAGCTGGCAGGTGCTGCTGTTGCAGCAGGGATCTGCGCACTCCTGCCggcagaggggctgcggtgAGCGGGTGGCACCggcatcccccccccgccagccccggcgCAGGGCTGGGACACGGCACCCCTGGGCAGAGCCACTGGGCTCCACGGGCAGCCCCAGGCTCAGGACAAGGCGGGGGAAGGGGTGGCCGCAGGGGGGACCCCAGCCTGCCCAGAGCCCCCCGTACCACGCTGAGGCCACAGTCGCAGCCCTCGCCTGGCTCCAGGAAGCGGTTCCCGCAGCGGGGGCTCCCGGCCAGGCGCTGGGGCTCGGGGACGTTGGAGAGGcaccagccctgtccctgccgCAGGCTGCGCTCCAGGTCCCGCTGGCTGCAGTTGCTGAAGCTCAAACCAGGCGTCAGCCTGCAGAATCGGAAAGGGACCggtgaggcagggaggggggctcagccctggcccccccatggccctgcctgctgccctcaCCCCGTAGGCGATGCCATGATGCAGCCGCGGTCCTGCCGGAGATCACTGCAGTCGCAGAAGCGCCTGGTGCTGTCGTGGCGCATGCCCAGGTTATGCCCCAGCTGATGGGCCACGGTGGACGCGACAACGAGGACGCTGACTGAGTGGTCCTGCGGGACGGGGTGGGTCagggcgggcgggcagcggaGCGGGGGGCGAGGGGAGACGGGGATTACTGACCATGCTGACCCCCCCGGAGCGCGTGGGGGAACACATGGAGGCTTGAGCTGACATCCCCACCGAAACGTCCTCAAAGCGGGCGCCCCTGGGGAGAGAGCGCAGGGGTCGGGGAGGGCTGCCCGCGCACCTcgtcccccgtccccatccctcGCCCCACTCACGTGAGGAGCTGGGCGTTGTCAtggggcagccggggcagcagctcctcctggcgCCAGCGCAGGAACCGCTCCAGCACAGCCCGGGCGCTGCCGCCCACCGCAAACCTGTCGCTGTCGCTCCAGACCTCCACTGCCAGCAAGGCCACCCGCACTCCCAGCGGCTGGaagaactgggggggggggggaacaggggATTAGAGACCCCCAGTGCCAGCGCAGcaagggcacagctgagccgaGCACCGGGCTGGGAAGGACGATGCCCGGTGGGTCACGGCAACGACTCACCGCATCCACCTGGTTGGCGATTTCCAGGGTCCGGGTGCGGACGCGTTGCAGGTTGGGGTAATTCTGGAACTGGGAGTGCAGGGAGGGGCATCAGGGGGGCCGGCGGGGGCACAGGGCAGTCCCTGTGCCGGGGACGTCTGCCCAGCACTCACCGCAGCGTGGTCCACCACCATCACCAGCTCCACGAACCGCTGCTCCGCCACTGCCCGCTTgccctggggaggagagggtaTCGGTGTGTGGGCGAAGGGACCCTCTCCGGCGGGGCAGGACTCCTGGGTGACCTACCCTCTGTGGCCAGGGGGGCTCAGTCTCCTCTGCCTCCGCCCGGGGAGGATCCGGGGGGCCCTGCCCGCAGGCCCTTGGCACCAGCCGGACCTCCCGCGGCCGGTACGCAATGTGCTGCCCCGAGGGGCTGCCGGTGTCTGGCTCCAGCCCGTAGCCCCGGGTCTCTGACAGCTGGAGGTGGCCACTGcggaaggggagaggaggcatCAGCGGCACGGTGGGAGCCAGGCTTGAGGACCGCCGGAGCCGGGGGCTCACCTGAGTCCGGCGCAGGCGCAGAGGCTGGCCCAGGAGCCGGGGAAGCCCTGCACTGTGCCCTGGTAGCAGCAgtgctcctgcagcagagagggagactCAGGAGCAAGCCCCGTACTGGGATCCCCCCGGGGCATGGGGACGGCTCGGGGACACAGCGCGTCCAGGCCCTACCTGCTCGCTGGCCTCCTGCGTCACGCGTGTGCCGTTGGGCAGGTAGTAGAACAGCGCCCCGGTGCCCAGCACCAGCTCCCTGCCAGAGGCACGCGTCACCCCCACAGCAGGGACCCCAGGTCACCCCACTCTGAGCACACCACCGATGAAAATGGGGACCCGGATACCTCCCACCCTGCTGCGGGTGCACCTCGGATGGAAACAGGGtcccagggacccccaccccacagGTACCATGGATGGAGAAGGGGAACAAGGGACCCCTGCCCCATCTGCATACGGATGGAGAGAGGGTCTCCCAGATGCCCACCCCTTGTGCACCACAAATGGAGACGGAGCCCACAGGACCCCCACCCTGCATGCACCGTTCATAGAGACGAGACCCCCGGGACACCCCATcccgctcccagccctgctctgcctcagCCAGCCGTCAACTCACCAGTtttgctccagctccagcaccagccgcgtcccctccagctccagcaggaCCCGCAGCCGGGCGGGGaaccccccctgccacaggcagcagTTACAGGAGCCCCCCCTGCCAAGCTACGGGTACCCCTCCCGTCCCCAGGTGCCCTCTGAAACGCTGTGACGCCCAGCGGGGTGttggcggggggctgcgggacccGCCTGGCCTTGGCGCGTGCCGGGAGGGAGGAGGCGAAGGGAtcccctgcccaccctggcCCCCGCGCCCCGCAGGAAGCGTCCCTCCCTCCCGGGTTCATTGTGCCAGGGAAGGGGGGGTCGGACGGAGCCgggcccccccctcccgccaCCCTCTGCGCTTCCTGCCCGGTACAGCGCGGCGGAAACGCTGGAGAGACTCCCAACGGCCGCGAGGCGGGCTGGGCCCTTCCGCCCCTGCCGGGAGGAGTGCCGGGAGCAGGGTGGGTGCCCCTACCCAGCAAGGTCCCTCCCGGCatcaggagaggaggggaagggggattTGCTGGGgtccccctccccaccgcccCTGGGGTGCCCAGGAACTTGGGGTCAGGGGACCTGGATGCCAGGTTTCCTGCACTGGGAAGGGGGCAGCggtggggtgcaggcagctcccaccccCCCGTCACAAGCCCCTGCGTGGTGCAGGCACCCCAAGACGCGGACGGGGGCTCACCTGGGTCGCCTCTGCCAGGCTGAGTGTCCGGCCGTCCCGTAGGACCCTCGGGGTCACGTGCCAGGAGCGTCCCAATTCTGCACGGCGCTGCCGCGAGCTGTCACCTGCCCGGGGCCCAGAGCCGCTCCGTCACCGCTTTGTCACCCATGACATCCCAGCCCCCCGTGGTCACCTGTCATGGCACGGCCCCCCAAGCCAGGCCCGGGGTTGGGGTGGGGAGCGGGGACTCCCACGTCACCCCAGCGGCTCCCGGGGTGCCCCCGGGCAAAGCCCCGAGCATCCCCTGGCCACCCGGgccaccagctccagcagagccaGGGGGACGCCTGGAGGTGACCCCGCGgtggggggtggcggggggacGCGGAGCGCACGCCCCCGCTCGGGATGGGCTTCCCGGGGTCCCCTGCCAGGCCTTGCGTCAGCCCCGACCCAGCCGCCCAGTACAACCAGCTCGGGGaccggggcagggctgggaggccCGGCCCGGCTGACTCAGTGTCCCTCACCGCCCGAGCCCACCCTTCCTCCCGGCTCTCCGGGGGACCCCCGCCCTCCCGGGGCCCGGAGGAGGCCGGAGGGGCGGGGGGTCCCCCGCCAACCCcgctccccaccaccccaccagcccgGGGAGCGCCGGTTCCCCCGCGGCACAGCCGGCTCCGCGGCTGGACCAAACCGcggtgcccgggggggggctCCGAGCATCCTgcgggggggtgaggggggggctGCGACCCCCCGGTCCCGTCCCGGTCCCGTCCCGGTCCCGCCGGCTGCTGCCGGTCCCCGAGGGTCCCCGCGCGATGCCCCGGAAGAGGCGAGGAGCGGAGCGGACCCCCCACGGGCTGGGGGACACGG
Protein-coding sequences here:
- the ADAM15 gene encoding disintegrin and metalloproteinase domain-containing protein 15 → MRLLRLLLAAGLLLAAGTGADGSGAGDSSRQRRAELGRSWHVTPRVLRDGRTLSLAEATQGGFPARLRVLLELEGTRLVLELEQNWELVLGTGALFYYLPNGTRVTQEASEQEHCCYQGTVQGFPGSWASLCACAGLSGHLQLSETRGYGLEPDTGSPSGQHIAYRPREVRLVPRACGQGPPDPPRAEAEETEPPWPQRGKRAVAEQRFVELVMVVDHAAFQNYPNLQRVRTRTLEIANQVDAFFQPLGVRVALLAVEVWSDSDRFAVGGSARAVLERFLRWRQEELLPRLPHDNAQLLTGARFEDVSVGMSAQASMCSPTRSGGVSMDHSVSVLVVASTVAHQLGHNLGMRHDSTRRFCDCSDLRQDRGCIMASPTGLTPGLSFSNCSQRDLERSLRQGQGWCLSNVPEPQRLAGSPRCGNRFLEPGEGCDCGLSVECADPCCNSSTCQLVPGAECATGDACCQDCQLRRAGHPCRDPLGECDLPEFCDGVSPHCPPDAFLQDGQPCAGGRAVCYGGACATYEEQCQQLLGPGAGPVSSSCVASLNAKGDKRGHCGQLPNGSYVACAQRDAGCGMLQCQRSSTRGDKPERSCQGTLLPGDEDVSDAAMVLPGTACGPGKMCLQRRCQDISALGDQQCQSKCHGHGVCNNHGHCHCERGWAPPTCESPGAGGSQDSGPASLERGGSALPTALLLSALLGLALALGLCCARRTRLHKHLCQLSKGTSCQYSAETRVRFLGPEAPDGWSGISQLEPPGSGSQPPPERPRPPQWRRATELQVMRNSKPAALGSARPDPPSRPLPPDPPPKAPPSDRPPPPTRPLPADPVAPGTQPPGPVKPPPPQRPLPLDPPGPSPPRSEDPPYVTVIPSRPAPPPPAGTQREA